Proteins encoded together in one Palaemon carinicauda isolate YSFRI2023 chromosome 45, ASM3689809v2, whole genome shotgun sequence window:
- the LOC137634637 gene encoding keratin, type I cytoskeletal 9-like isoform X3: protein MTRPNGYKTRLPVSLYVTCGLVFIAGVRIRSRLAKMMSQRSVVLLVVFQVAVSSAAPYRPDGSGFQSSAGGDGGFNAADSFGSSSFDSSASSSLSSASASAPFGGTGSSSFDSSGGSAFGGTGSSSFDFPGDSAFGSAGSSSFDSSGGSTFGGAGSSSFDAAGGSAFGGAGSSSFDAAGGSALSGGSAGGSFGGAGSSSFDAAGGSAFGGAGFGDAGGASAGFPSGPLTGASGVGQQSSFGTGLGTVGGLPGQYGGYSTSLESVELVYAAGGQADGQIRLVVDQDSQEIESFDLSREVYDSRLLPNRW from the exons ATGACCCGACCAAATGGGTATAAAACCAGACTGCCGGTTTCTCTGTACGTCACTTGCGGTTTGGTCTTCATAGCAGGAGTTCGTATCAGAAGCCGGCTAGCAAAG ATGATGAGCCAAAGAAGCGTGGTGCTGCTGGTCGTCTTCCAAGTAGCGGTTTCTTCCGCCGCTCCATACCGCCCAGATGGAAGTGGGTTCCAGAGTTCAGCTGGTGGAGATGGAGGATTCAATGCTGCTGATAGTTTCGGAAGTTCATCATTTGATTCGTCCGCAAGTTCTTCTCTAAGTAGTGCAAGTGCAAGTGCACCATTTGGTGGTACTGGAAGTTCATCATTTGATTCGTCAGGAGGTTCTGCTTTCGGTGGTACTGGAAGTTCATCATTTGATTTTCCAGGAGATTCTGCTTTCGGTAGTGCTGGAAGTTCATCATTTGATTCGTCAGGAGGTTCTACTTTCGGTGGTGCTGGAAGTTCATCATTTGATGCCGCAGGAG GTTCTGCTTTCGGTGGTGCTGGAAGTTCATCATTTGATGCCGCAGGAGGTTCTGCTCTGAGTGGTGGCAGTGCAGGAGGTTCTTTTGGTGGTGCTGGAAGTTCATCATTTGATGCCGCAGGAGGTTCTGCTTTCGGTGGTGCTGGTTTCGGTGATGCAGGAGGCGCTTCTGCTGGATTTCCTAGTGGCCCCTTGACTGGAGCCTCCGGTGTTGGCCAGCAAAGCAGTTTTGGCACTGGACTTGGAACTGTTGGAGGATTACCTGGACAATACGGTGGTTATTCTACCAGCCTTGAATCAGTTGAATTAGTCTATGCTGCTGGAGGACAAGCAGATGGTCAAATTAGATTAGTTGTTGATCAAGACTCACAAGAAATAGAATCATTTGATCTTTCTCGAGAGGTTTATGACAGTAGACTCCTACCGAACAGATGGTAA
- the LOC137634637 gene encoding keratin, type I cytoskeletal 9-like isoform X1, producing the protein MTRPNGYKTRLPVSLYVTCGLVFIAGVRIRSRLAKMMSQRSVVLLVVFQVAVSSAAPYRPDGSGFQSSAGGDGGFNAADSFGSSSFDSSASSSLSSASASAPFGGTGSSSFDSSGGSAFGGTGSSSFDFPGDSAFGSAGSSSFDSSGGSTFGGAGSSSFDAAGGSALGGGNAGSSFGGAGSSSFDSSGGSAFGGAGSSSFDAAGGSALSGGSAGGSFGGAGSSSFDAAGGSAFGGAGFGDAGGASAGFPSGPLTGASGVGQQSSFGTGLGTVGGLPGQYGGYSTSLESVELVYAAGGQADGQIRLVVDQDSQEIESFDLSREVYDSRLLPNRW; encoded by the exons ATGACCCGACCAAATGGGTATAAAACCAGACTGCCGGTTTCTCTGTACGTCACTTGCGGTTTGGTCTTCATAGCAGGAGTTCGTATCAGAAGCCGGCTAGCAAAG ATGATGAGCCAAAGAAGCGTGGTGCTGCTGGTCGTCTTCCAAGTAGCGGTTTCTTCCGCCGCTCCATACCGCCCAGATGGAAGTGGGTTCCAGAGTTCAGCTGGTGGAGATGGAGGATTCAATGCTGCTGATAGTTTCGGAAGTTCATCATTTGATTCGTCCGCAAGTTCTTCTCTAAGTAGTGCAAGTGCAAGTGCACCATTTGGTGGTACTGGAAGTTCATCATTTGATTCGTCAGGAGGTTCTGCTTTCGGTGGTACTGGAAGTTCATCATTTGATTTTCCAGGAGATTCTGCTTTCGGTAGTGCTGGAAGTTCATCATTTGATTCGTCAGGAGGTTCTACTTTCGGTGGTGCTGGAAGTTCATCATTTGATGCCGCAGGAGGTTCTGCTCTAGGTGGTGGCAATGCAGGAAGTTCTTTTGGTGGCGCTGGAAGTTCATCATTTGATTCGTCAGGAGGTTCTGCTTTCGGTGGTGCTGGAAGTTCATCATTTGATGCCGCAGGAGGTTCTGCTCTGAGTGGTGGCAGTGCAGGAGGTTCTTTTGGTGGTGCTGGAAGTTCATCATTTGATGCCGCAGGAGGTTCTGCTTTCGGTGGTGCTGGTTTCGGTGATGCAGGAGGCGCTTCTGCTGGATTTCCTAGTGGCCCCTTGACTGGAGCCTCCGGTGTTGGCCAGCAAAGCAGTTTTGGCACTGGACTTGGAACTGTTGGAGGATTACCTGGACAATACGGTGGTTATTCTACCAGCCTTGAATCAGTTGAATTAGTCTATGCTGCTGGAGGACAAGCAGATGGTCAAATTAGATTAGTTGTTGATCAAGACTCACAAGAAATAGAATCATTTGATCTTTCTCGAGAGGTTTATGACAGTAGACTCCTACCGAACAGATGGTAA
- the LOC137634637 gene encoding uncharacterized protein isoform X4: MTRPNGYKTRLPVSLYVTCGLVFIAGVRIRSRLAKMMSQRSVVLLVVFQVAVSSAAPYRPDGSGFQSSAGGDGGFNAADSFGSSSFDSSASSSLSSASASAPFGGTGSSSFDSSGGSTFGGAGSSSFDAAGGSALGGGNAGSSFGGAGSSSFDSSGGSAFGGAGSSSFDAAGGSALSGGSAGGSFGGAGSSSFDAAGGSAFGGAGFGDAGGASAGFPSGPLTGASGVGQQSSFGTGLGTVGGLPGQYGGYSTSLESVELVYAAGGQADGQIRLVVDQDSQEIESFDLSREVYDSRLLPNRW; encoded by the exons ATGACCCGACCAAATGGGTATAAAACCAGACTGCCGGTTTCTCTGTACGTCACTTGCGGTTTGGTCTTCATAGCAGGAGTTCGTATCAGAAGCCGGCTAGCAAAG ATGATGAGCCAAAGAAGCGTGGTGCTGCTGGTCGTCTTCCAAGTAGCGGTTTCTTCCGCCGCTCCATACCGCCCAGATGGAAGTGGGTTCCAGAGTTCAGCTGGTGGAGATGGAGGATTCAATGCTGCTGATAGTTTCGGAAGTTCATCATTTGATTCGTCCGCAAGTTCTTCTCTAAGTAGTGCAAGTGCAAGTGCACCATTTGGTGGTACTGGAAGTTCATCATTTGATTCGTCAGGAG GTTCTACTTTCGGTGGTGCTGGAAGTTCATCATTTGATGCCGCAGGAGGTTCTGCTCTAGGTGGTGGCAATGCAGGAAGTTCTTTTGGTGGCGCTGGAAGTTCATCATTTGATTCGTCAGGAGGTTCTGCTTTCGGTGGTGCTGGAAGTTCATCATTTGATGCCGCAGGAGGTTCTGCTCTGAGTGGTGGCAGTGCAGGAGGTTCTTTTGGTGGTGCTGGAAGTTCATCATTTGATGCCGCAGGAGGTTCTGCTTTCGGTGGTGCTGGTTTCGGTGATGCAGGAGGCGCTTCTGCTGGATTTCCTAGTGGCCCCTTGACTGGAGCCTCCGGTGTTGGCCAGCAAAGCAGTTTTGGCACTGGACTTGGAACTGTTGGAGGATTACCTGGACAATACGGTGGTTATTCTACCAGCCTTGAATCAGTTGAATTAGTCTATGCTGCTGGAGGACAAGCAGATGGTCAAATTAGATTAGTTGTTGATCAAGACTCACAAGAAATAGAATCATTTGATCTTTCTCGAGAGGTTTATGACAGTAGACTCCTACCGAACAGATGGTAA
- the LOC137634637 gene encoding uncharacterized protein isoform X5, which translates to MTRPNGYKTRLPVSLYVTCGLVFIAGVRIRSRLAKMMSQRSVVLLVVFQVAVSSAAPYRPDGSGFQSSAGGDGGFNAADSFGSSSFDSSASSSLSSASASAPFGGTGSSSFDSSGGSAFGGTGSSSFDFPGDSAFGSAGSSSFDSSGGSTFGGAGSSSFDAAGGSAFGGAGSSSFDAAGGSAFGGAGFGDAGGASAGFPSGPLTGASGVGQQSSFGTGLGTVGGLPGQYGGYSTSLESVELVYAAGGQADGQIRLVVDQDSQEIESFDLSREVYDSRLLPNRW; encoded by the exons ATGACCCGACCAAATGGGTATAAAACCAGACTGCCGGTTTCTCTGTACGTCACTTGCGGTTTGGTCTTCATAGCAGGAGTTCGTATCAGAAGCCGGCTAGCAAAG ATGATGAGCCAAAGAAGCGTGGTGCTGCTGGTCGTCTTCCAAGTAGCGGTTTCTTCCGCCGCTCCATACCGCCCAGATGGAAGTGGGTTCCAGAGTTCAGCTGGTGGAGATGGAGGATTCAATGCTGCTGATAGTTTCGGAAGTTCATCATTTGATTCGTCCGCAAGTTCTTCTCTAAGTAGTGCAAGTGCAAGTGCACCATTTGGTGGTACTGGAAGTTCATCATTTGATTCGTCAGGAGGTTCTGCTTTCGGTGGTACTGGAAGTTCATCATTTGATTTTCCAGGAGATTCTGCTTTCGGTAGTGCTGGAAGTTCATCATTTGATTCGTCAGGAGGTTCTACTTTCGGTGGTGCTGGAAGTTCATCATTTGATGCCGCAGGAG GTTCTGCTTTCGGTGGTGCTGGAAGTTCATCATTTGATGCCGCAGGAG GTTCTGCTTTCGGTGGTGCTGGTTTCGGTGATGCAGGAGGCGCTTCTGCTGGATTTCCTAGTGGCCCCTTGACTGGAGCCTCCGGTGTTGGCCAGCAAAGCAGTTTTGGCACTGGACTTGGAACTGTTGGAGGATTACCTGGACAATACGGTGGTTATTCTACCAGCCTTGAATCAGTTGAATTAGTCTATGCTGCTGGAGGACAAGCAGATGGTCAAATTAGATTAGTTGTTGATCAAGACTCACAAGAAATAGAATCATTTGATCTTTCTCGAGAGGTTTATGACAGTAGACTCCTACCGAACAGATGGTAA
- the LOC137634637 gene encoding keratin, type I cytoskeletal 9-like isoform X2: MTRPNGYKTRLPVSLYVTCGLVFIAGVRIRSRLAKMMSQRSVVLLVVFQVAVSSAAPYRPDGSGFQSSAGGDGGFNAADSFGSSSFDSSASSSLSSASASAPFGGTGSSSFDSSGGSAFGGTGSSSFDFPGDSAFGSAGSSSFDSSGGSTFGGAGSSSFDAAGGSALGGGNAGSSFGGAGSSSFDSSGGSAFGGAGSSSFDAAGGSAFGGAGFGDAGGASAGFPSGPLTGASGVGQQSSFGTGLGTVGGLPGQYGGYSTSLESVELVYAAGGQADGQIRLVVDQDSQEIESFDLSREVYDSRLLPNRW, encoded by the exons ATGACCCGACCAAATGGGTATAAAACCAGACTGCCGGTTTCTCTGTACGTCACTTGCGGTTTGGTCTTCATAGCAGGAGTTCGTATCAGAAGCCGGCTAGCAAAG ATGATGAGCCAAAGAAGCGTGGTGCTGCTGGTCGTCTTCCAAGTAGCGGTTTCTTCCGCCGCTCCATACCGCCCAGATGGAAGTGGGTTCCAGAGTTCAGCTGGTGGAGATGGAGGATTCAATGCTGCTGATAGTTTCGGAAGTTCATCATTTGATTCGTCCGCAAGTTCTTCTCTAAGTAGTGCAAGTGCAAGTGCACCATTTGGTGGTACTGGAAGTTCATCATTTGATTCGTCAGGAGGTTCTGCTTTCGGTGGTACTGGAAGTTCATCATTTGATTTTCCAGGAGATTCTGCTTTCGGTAGTGCTGGAAGTTCATCATTTGATTCGTCAGGAGGTTCTACTTTCGGTGGTGCTGGAAGTTCATCATTTGATGCCGCAGGAGGTTCTGCTCTAGGTGGTGGCAATGCAGGAAGTTCTTTTGGTGGCGCTGGAAGTTCATCATTTGATTCGTCAGGAGGTTCTGCTTTCGGTGGTGCTGGAAGTTCATCATTTGATGCCGCAGGAG GTTCTGCTTTCGGTGGTGCTGGTTTCGGTGATGCAGGAGGCGCTTCTGCTGGATTTCCTAGTGGCCCCTTGACTGGAGCCTCCGGTGTTGGCCAGCAAAGCAGTTTTGGCACTGGACTTGGAACTGTTGGAGGATTACCTGGACAATACGGTGGTTATTCTACCAGCCTTGAATCAGTTGAATTAGTCTATGCTGCTGGAGGACAAGCAGATGGTCAAATTAGATTAGTTGTTGATCAAGACTCACAAGAAATAGAATCATTTGATCTTTCTCGAGAGGTTTATGACAGTAGACTCCTACCGAACAGATGGTAA
- the LOC137634780 gene encoding uncharacterized protein — MMKQSTWVIFGLLLLCQVLFTFASHHYGDGDDDGYGGHDRDGGYGDDGGHGYGGDDVGYGYGGGHGGYGYGRDD; from the coding sequence ATGATGAAACAGAGCACTTGGGTAATCTTTGGCCTGCTGCTTCTCTGCCAAGTTCTATTCACCTTCGCCAGTCACCATTACGGCGATGGTGACGACGATGGCTACGGTGGACATGACCGGGATGGTGGCTATGGTGACGATGGAGGACATGGCTACGGTGGAGACGATGTAGGATATGGCTACGGTGGAGGTCATGGAGGATATGGTTACGGAAGAGATGACTAA